A genomic region of Lytechinus pictus isolate F3 Inbred chromosome 2, Lp3.0, whole genome shotgun sequence contains the following coding sequences:
- the LOC129268529 gene encoding ras-related protein Rab-22A-like, with protein MSKTLAVDEKMYKFQIWDTAGQEKYRGLAPMYYRGAAAAIVVYDITSQASFSKVRDWIRELRQHGPENIVISVAGNKCDLEDLREIPVRIAAEYAEEVGAVFTETSAKTAANIKELFIAISKKLPPEVLVPGYGTDTINLRNQKEKKKRGRCC; from the exons ATGTCAAAGACGTTAGCAGTTGatgaaaaaatgtacaaatttcaAATATGGGATACCGCAGGTCAAGAAAAG TATCGAGGTTTAGCACCCATGTATTACAGAGGGGCTGCAGCAGCAATAGTGGTCTATGATATCACAAGTCAA GCATCATTCAGTAAAGTACGAGACTGGATCAGAGAACTGAGGCAGCATGGACCAGAGAACATTGTTATATCAGTAGCAGGGAACAAATGTGATTTAGAAGATTTAAGAGAGATTCCAGTGAGGATCGCAGCAGAATATGCAGAAGAGGTTGGAGCTGTTTTTACAGAAACAAGTGCCAAGACAGCAGCAAATATAAAAGAATTGTTCATTGCAATTA gtaaAAAGCTCCCACCAGAAGTTTTAGTACCAGGTTACGGCACAGACACAATTAACCTGAGGAaccagaaagaaaagaaaaagaggggtCGATGCTGCTGA